A genomic window from Algoriphagus sp. Y33 includes:
- a CDS encoding metalloregulator ArsR/SmtB family transcription factor: MNTCIRVFADSDQINRCRKDLKSKEEGFLELADVLNLAGNAVRLKILYLLKQENELCPCDLSDILSMTVPAVSQHLKKLKDAGIVTTKKSGQTIFYSVEGQSQRIISSVLDLFNLPNSIPAL, translated from the coding sequence ATGAATACATGTATCCGTGTCTTTGCCGATAGCGACCAGATCAATAGGTGCAGGAAAGACTTGAAGAGCAAGGAAGAAGGCTTTTTAGAACTGGCAGATGTGCTGAATCTAGCTGGTAATGCTGTTCGCCTCAAAATCCTATATCTTCTGAAACAGGAAAATGAACTTTGTCCGTGCGACTTGTCAGACATCCTGAGCATGACCGTGCCGGCCGTCTCCCAGCATTTAAAAAAGCTGAAGGATGCTGGGATCGTGACGACCAAAAAATCCGGACAAACCATATTCTATTCAGTAGAAGGGCAAAGTCAGCGAATCATTTCATCAGTGCTCGATTTGTTTAATCTCCCAAATTCAATTCCAGCCCTATGA
- a CDS encoding metal-sensing transcriptional repressor, whose protein sequence is MIPHDLTQSIKVSLKTATGQLGYILSKLDDADQVENILLQLKAVQSMLAKTTYELLDDAYRKALAERISSAYQSCPGNCGNEETIEKLRKLFPELRLEEVPEKLREARMVEEELKKFLSERLDTPSPRD, encoded by the coding sequence ATGATACCCCATGATCTCACCCAAAGCATAAAAGTTTCCTTAAAAACAGCAACTGGTCAACTGGGATACATCCTTAGCAAATTAGATGATGCGGACCAGGTTGAAAATATCCTTTTGCAGCTAAAAGCTGTGCAGTCCATGCTTGCTAAGACTACTTACGAGTTATTGGATGATGCCTACAGGAAAGCACTAGCAGAAAGGATCTCGTCAGCTTACCAGAGCTGCCCTGGTAACTGTGGTAATGAAGAAACAATAGAAAAGCTGAGAAAACTATTTCCAGAGCTTAGACTCGAAGAAGTGCCTGAAAAACTACGAGAAGCCCGCATGGTGGAAGAAGAATTGAAGAAATTTTTATCCGAACGTTTGGACACCCCCTCCCCCCGTGACTGA
- the merTP gene encoding mercuric transport protein MerTP: MKNSLLTSGLLAALVSSLCCITPVLALVAGTTGLASTFSWLDPARPFFVGITVVVFGFAWYQKLKPKAKEEKECACEEDLQPSFWQTRKFLSIITVFAALMLAFPLYAHIFYPKSEKQVIIVDKSDIQTVNFQIKGMTCQGCAAHVVHEVNKLSGILNVTASYDQGNAIVEFDKSKTDVLEIEQAINSTGYSVTNKTEK, translated from the coding sequence ATGAAAAATTCCCTTTTAACCAGCGGCCTTTTAGCTGCTTTAGTAAGTTCCCTTTGCTGCATCACCCCGGTGCTGGCACTGGTAGCCGGTACCACCGGCCTGGCTTCTACTTTCTCATGGCTCGATCCTGCAAGACCCTTTTTTGTCGGCATCACAGTGGTTGTATTCGGCTTTGCCTGGTATCAGAAACTCAAACCAAAGGCCAAAGAGGAAAAAGAATGTGCCTGTGAGGAGGACCTTCAGCCCTCCTTTTGGCAAACAAGAAAGTTCCTTTCAATAATCACGGTCTTTGCTGCCCTGATGTTGGCGTTCCCGCTTTATGCTCACATTTTCTACCCTAAATCTGAAAAGCAAGTGATCATCGTTGATAAGTCAGACATTCAGACCGTAAATTTTCAAATCAAAGGCATGACTTGTCAAGGGTGTGCAGCGCATGTTGTGCATGAAGTAAATAAGCTCAGCGGCATCCTGAATGTAACCGCCTCCTACGACCAGGGCAATGCCATCGTAGAATTTGATAAATCCAAAACGGATGTCCTTGAAATTGAACAAGCCATCAACTCAACCGGATATTCAGTGACCAATAAAACAGAGAAATAA
- a CDS encoding GDCCVxC domain-containing (seleno)protein has product MEIILESTITCPNCGHQKEETMPTDACQYFYECENCHQVLKPKEGDCCVYCSYGSAPCPPVQLDSDQACC; this is encoded by the coding sequence ATGGAAATCATCTTAGAATCTACCATCACTTGCCCCAACTGCGGACATCAGAAAGAAGAAACTATGCCGACTGACGCCTGTCAGTATTTCTATGAATGTGAAAACTGCCACCAGGTGCTAAAACCAAAGGAAGGGGATTGCTGCGTGTATTGCAGCTATGGTTCAGCACCTTGTCCACCAGTACAATTGGATTCTGATCAAGCATGTTGCTAG
- a CDS encoding efflux RND transporter permease subunit, whose translation MLNSIIKFFLENKLVTVLVLLLIVAWGIVTAPFNWETSFLPRDPVPVDAIPDIGENQQIVFTEWMGRSPQDVEDQITYPLTTALLGLPGVKSVRSSSAFGFSSIYIIFNEDIEFYWSRSRVLEKLNSLPSGLLPPDVQPKLGPDATALGQVYWYTLEGRDKDGNPTGGWDLHELRTIQDYYIRYALTAVEGVAEVASVGGYVKEYQVDVDPAALKAHGVTLMDVMQAVRNSNIDVGANTIEVNRVDYFVRGLGYVEELADLDKAVVKVTDNVPIRVKDVAVVNIGPQPRNMSGILDKSGAEAVGGVVIARYGDNPLKIINATKAEIEKIADGLPSKTLADGTVSKVTIVPFYDRTGLIYETLGTLYEAISLQILITIIVIIVMVYNLRASILISALLPLAVLMCFIFMKYFGVDANIVALSGIAIAIGTMVDLGIILNENILRHLEIAPEGQSKLKTVYDATTEVASAIVTAVSTTIVSFLPVFTLQAAEGKLFGPLAYTKTFALVAALIFTLIIMPAFSHWIFSMKKGKGKTSLYLNYLLLIAGPVIAFTVWSWAGWLLFGFGLINVLLHHFPERLGKYRDLMMVGVTVVAVAWLLATEWVPLGVSNSLLVNFLFIAAILGFVLGTFALFLRLYPKILMWCLDNKGLFLITPVIIILIGANVWLGFDRVFGIIPKTTEKLGWNLRETSGWETMMGVFPGLGEEFMPSLNEGSFLLMPTSMPHSGIEVNREVLQKLDMMVTAIPEVEMVVGKAGRAETAIDPAPISMFENTISYKSEYVSDIDGTKQRFRVNDDGQFLLQNGDVYDPETMSPEQIDIKHLTPDHDGEYFRQWRDHIKTPDDIWDEIVGVVNIPGVTSSPKLQPIETRLVMLQTGMRAPMGIKVYGPDLKTIEEFGLQLEKYLKEVPSVKSEAVFADRIVGKPYLEIDIDRDQISRYGLNVRDVQDYIETAIGGMKLSTTVEGRERFPIRVRYAREYRDDPSSIENMQVPTPLGNYIPLGQLAKITYRPGPEMIRGENSFLVGYVLLDRKKEFAEVTVVEDAQRYLRSKIDAGELTIPAGVRYEFSGSYENQVRAEKRLAIVVPLCLMAIFLILYFQFRAISTTLFVFSGIAMAFSGGFLMLWLYSQGWFMDFSVFDTNMRELFQMKTYNLSVAVWVGFIALFGIATDDGVVVATYLKQSFEKREPENVKEVRKAVLEAGQKRVLPAMMTTATTLLALLPVLTSSGRGSDIMIPMAIPSFGGMIIEIMTVLLVPVLYCWWAERKIKRNPEVFTES comes from the coding sequence ATGCTCAATTCCATAATCAAATTCTTTCTCGAGAATAAGCTCGTTACCGTTCTCGTATTGCTACTCATTGTAGCCTGGGGCATAGTCACTGCTCCTTTTAACTGGGAGACAAGTTTCCTCCCACGTGACCCGGTTCCGGTTGATGCCATCCCGGACATTGGCGAAAACCAGCAAATCGTTTTCACTGAATGGATGGGACGTTCTCCACAGGATGTGGAAGATCAGATCACCTACCCTCTTACCACTGCCCTACTTGGCTTGCCCGGTGTAAAAAGCGTTCGAAGTAGTTCAGCCTTCGGCTTTTCCAGTATTTATATCATCTTCAATGAAGATATAGAGTTTTACTGGAGCCGTTCACGTGTACTGGAAAAACTGAACTCACTTCCGTCAGGACTATTGCCACCGGATGTACAACCCAAACTGGGGCCGGATGCTACCGCCCTGGGCCAGGTGTATTGGTACACGCTGGAAGGTCGCGATAAAGACGGCAACCCTACCGGAGGTTGGGACTTGCACGAACTTCGTACCATCCAGGACTATTACATCCGTTATGCGCTTACTGCTGTAGAGGGTGTGGCCGAAGTAGCTTCCGTAGGTGGCTATGTCAAAGAATACCAGGTAGATGTCGATCCGGCAGCTTTAAAAGCGCATGGGGTTACGCTCATGGACGTGATGCAGGCAGTGAGAAACAGCAACATCGATGTAGGTGCCAACACTATTGAAGTAAACCGGGTGGATTACTTCGTCAGAGGTCTGGGATATGTGGAGGAGCTGGCCGACCTGGACAAGGCCGTGGTGAAAGTAACCGATAATGTACCCATTCGGGTGAAGGATGTGGCCGTGGTAAACATTGGCCCACAGCCCCGCAACATGAGCGGAATCCTGGATAAGTCAGGAGCTGAAGCTGTGGGCGGAGTGGTCATTGCCCGCTACGGTGACAACCCCTTGAAAATCATCAATGCGACAAAAGCGGAAATTGAAAAAATAGCCGATGGACTTCCGTCCAAAACACTGGCAGACGGCACGGTTTCTAAAGTAACGATAGTACCCTTCTATGATCGCACCGGCTTGATTTACGAAACCCTTGGTACCTTGTATGAAGCCATCAGCCTGCAAATATTGATTACCATCATTGTGATCATTGTGATGGTGTACAACCTGCGGGCATCTATCCTCATTTCAGCGCTTTTGCCACTGGCGGTACTCATGTGCTTCATATTCATGAAATACTTCGGAGTAGATGCCAACATTGTAGCCCTGTCCGGTATTGCCATTGCCATCGGCACCATGGTCGATCTTGGTATTATCCTCAATGAAAACATTTTGCGGCACCTGGAAATTGCCCCGGAAGGCCAGTCCAAGTTAAAAACTGTCTATGATGCCACTACAGAGGTAGCTTCCGCCATTGTTACCGCAGTGAGTACCACCATTGTCAGTTTTTTACCAGTTTTCACCTTGCAGGCAGCTGAGGGTAAGCTCTTCGGGCCATTGGCCTACACCAAAACCTTTGCTTTGGTTGCTGCTCTGATATTTACCCTCATCATCATGCCTGCCTTTTCTCACTGGATATTCTCCATGAAAAAAGGCAAAGGCAAAACAAGTCTGTACCTGAATTACCTGTTACTCATTGCCGGCCCGGTGATAGCCTTCACCGTCTGGTCTTGGGCAGGATGGTTGCTGTTTGGTTTTGGTTTGATCAATGTGCTACTGCATCATTTTCCTGAAAGATTAGGTAAGTACCGTGACCTGATGATGGTAGGAGTTACAGTGGTTGCGGTTGCTTGGCTGTTGGCCACCGAATGGGTTCCGCTGGGTGTGTCCAACAGCTTGCTGGTCAACTTCCTGTTCATTGCGGCCATACTGGGTTTTGTGCTGGGCACATTTGCCTTATTTCTGCGCCTGTATCCTAAAATCCTCATGTGGTGCCTGGATAACAAAGGGCTTTTTCTTATTACTCCTGTAATCATTATTCTGATAGGTGCGAATGTGTGGCTGGGCTTTGACCGGGTTTTTGGTATCATCCCAAAGACCACAGAAAAACTGGGATGGAACCTGAGGGAAACCTCCGGCTGGGAAACCATGATGGGCGTGTTTCCGGGCTTAGGCGAAGAGTTCATGCCGTCTCTCAATGAGGGTTCATTTCTCCTGATGCCCACATCCATGCCGCACTCCGGCATAGAAGTAAACCGTGAGGTACTGCAAAAACTGGATATGATGGTAACAGCCATTCCCGAAGTGGAAATGGTGGTAGGTAAGGCAGGCCGTGCGGAAACGGCCATTGATCCGGCCCCTATCTCCATGTTTGAAAATACCATCAGCTACAAAAGCGAATATGTTTCGGATATCGATGGAACCAAGCAACGCTTTCGGGTGAATGATGATGGTCAGTTTCTGCTTCAAAATGGAGACGTTTATGACCCGGAAACCATGTCCCCTGAGCAAATAGATATAAAGCATCTCACTCCTGATCATGATGGAGAATATTTCCGCCAGTGGCGGGATCACATCAAAACACCGGATGACATTTGGGACGAAATTGTTGGTGTCGTCAATATTCCGGGCGTAACCTCCTCTCCCAAATTACAGCCTATTGAGACACGCCTGGTGATGTTGCAAACGGGTATGCGGGCCCCTATGGGTATTAAGGTGTATGGACCTGATTTGAAGACCATTGAAGAATTCGGCCTTCAACTCGAGAAATACCTGAAAGAAGTGCCATCGGTAAAAAGTGAAGCTGTCTTTGCTGACCGGATTGTGGGAAAACCTTATTTGGAGATTGACATAGACCGGGATCAGATTTCCCGCTACGGATTGAACGTACGGGACGTGCAAGACTATATAGAAACAGCCATCGGTGGCATGAAGCTGAGCACCACGGTGGAAGGAAGGGAGCGCTTTCCGATAAGGGTACGCTATGCCCGTGAATACCGTGATGATCCTTCATCCATTGAAAACATGCAGGTGCCCACGCCCTTAGGCAACTACATTCCGTTGGGTCAATTAGCGAAAATCACCTATCGCCCCGGGCCCGAAATGATCCGTGGGGAGAACAGCTTCCTTGTAGGCTATGTGCTATTGGACAGGAAAAAGGAGTTTGCAGAGGTTACCGTAGTAGAGGATGCGCAACGCTACCTGAGATCAAAGATAGATGCAGGTGAACTGACCATTCCTGCTGGTGTCCGCTATGAATTTTCGGGAAGCTACGAAAACCAGGTGCGGGCAGAGAAACGACTCGCAATTGTAGTCCCGCTATGCCTTATGGCCATTTTCCTGATCCTGTATTTTCAGTTTCGAGCCATCTCTACCACCTTATTTGTATTCTCAGGCATTGCTATGGCTTTTTCAGGTGGGTTCTTGATGCTCTGGCTGTATAGTCAGGGTTGGTTCATGGATTTTTCGGTCTTTGACACCAATATGAGAGAACTCTTCCAGATGAAGACCTACAACCTGAGTGTGGCCGTCTGGGTAGGCTTCATAGCACTGTTTGGAATCGCTACCGATGATGGCGTAGTGGTGGCTACTTACCTCAAGCAAAGCTTTGAGAAACGGGAACCTGAAAACGTGAAGGAGGTTCGCAAAGCTGTATTGGAGGCTGGTCAAAAGCGGGTACTCCCGGCCATGATGACCACCGCCACCACTTTACTGGCCCTCTTACCTGTACTCACATCTTCCGGGCGAGGATCCGACATTATGATACCCATGGCCATTCCTTCATTCGGGGGCATGATCATCGAAATTATGACGGTTCTGCTGGTGCCAGTCCTATACTGTTGGTGGGCAGAGCGCAAGATTAAACGCAATCCCGAAGTATTTACTGAATCATAA
- a CDS encoding TolC family protein: protein MKKIAIIFLLFLGVQSTSFSQSLDEYLKVAAENNPELKAYFNEYLASLEKVPQVGALPDPELTMGFFFQPMERFMGNQQADIQLMQMFPWFGMLKTQKDEASKMALAQYEVFQDAKYRLFYQVKNTWYQLYRLEEEIRITEENLEILKQYERLALIRFQSADIGTGSGPSNMQQATSMNSGSSTSSASSMGGMTSGTSGKSSSKGGSSMGTSSSMNGGGSGMSDVLRVRIQIKELENTLALLEDSRLPIKAEFNQLLNRDINEVVSIADSLSGSVVSWERQALLDSITQNNPMLKMLDAEEEAYEAQKKMARLEGRPMLGAGVNYIPFSPRTENGMPMGGNDMVMPMLRLTIPIYRKKYNALQKEAELKQLAVQQRRENTVNQLTTRWSTALRDLDDATRRTKLYREQTDLARQTLNLLMTSYATDGRDFEEVLRVQQQLLDYQLKLITSIVDQHVTIAMLENLAATELN from the coding sequence ATGAAAAAAATAGCAATCATATTCCTGTTGTTTTTAGGAGTTCAGTCCACAAGCTTTTCACAAAGCCTGGATGAATACCTGAAAGTAGCAGCAGAAAACAACCCGGAGTTAAAAGCCTACTTCAATGAATATCTGGCCTCTTTGGAAAAAGTACCTCAGGTGGGAGCACTTCCTGATCCTGAACTGACCATGGGTTTCTTCTTTCAACCAATGGAGCGGTTCATGGGCAACCAGCAAGCCGACATCCAGTTGATGCAGATGTTTCCCTGGTTCGGCATGCTGAAAACCCAAAAGGATGAAGCAAGCAAAATGGCACTGGCGCAGTACGAAGTGTTTCAGGATGCCAAATACCGCTTGTTTTATCAGGTAAAAAACACCTGGTATCAACTGTATCGGCTAGAAGAGGAAATCCGCATTACGGAGGAAAACCTTGAGATTCTTAAACAGTATGAGCGGCTGGCGCTCATTCGTTTTCAGAGTGCAGATATAGGAACCGGTTCCGGCCCTAGCAATATGCAGCAAGCTACAAGCATGAACAGCGGTTCCTCCACCTCATCAGCATCGTCAATGGGTGGAATGACCAGTGGCACTTCCGGTAAAAGCAGTTCAAAAGGTGGTTCTTCAATGGGTACTTCCTCATCAATGAACGGGGGCGGGTCAGGCATGAGTGATGTGCTCAGGGTAAGGATTCAGATCAAGGAACTGGAAAACACACTTGCCTTGCTTGAAGACTCCCGACTGCCCATTAAAGCCGAATTCAATCAGTTGCTTAACCGGGATATCAATGAAGTGGTAAGCATAGCCGATTCATTGAGCGGATCAGTAGTCTCTTGGGAGCGCCAGGCTTTGCTGGACAGCATTACGCAGAACAATCCCATGTTGAAAATGCTGGATGCCGAGGAAGAAGCCTATGAGGCACAGAAAAAGATGGCTCGGCTGGAAGGCAGGCCTATGTTGGGGGCAGGCGTCAACTATATACCCTTTAGTCCAAGGACAGAAAATGGAATGCCGATGGGCGGCAATGACATGGTGATGCCCATGTTGAGGCTGACTATACCCATCTATCGGAAAAAGTACAATGCTTTACAGAAAGAGGCGGAATTGAAACAATTGGCCGTTCAGCAGCGCAGGGAAAACACCGTCAATCAGTTGACCACCCGATGGTCAACCGCCTTGCGGGATTTGGACGATGCAACCAGAAGGACAAAGCTGTACCGGGAGCAAACCGACCTGGCCAGGCAAACTCTGAACCTGCTGATGACCAGCTACGCTACTGACGGACGGGATTTCGAGGAAGTGCTGCGGGTACAACAGCAATTGCTCGATTATCAACTCAAGCTGATCACTTCAATAGTAGATCAGCACGTCACCATTGCCATGCTGGAAAACCTGGCAGCAACAGAACTGAATTAA